The Planctellipticum variicoloris DNA window GATGAAGCCTGCTTCGGCGATGGCCTTCGTCTCGGCGAGGTCGGGGGCTGCGATGCCGGCCGCTTTTTCCGCCTTGGCGGCCGTCGAAATCGGGTCGTCTTTCCGGCCGCAGCCGGTGAGCGACGTGAGGATGACGGCGCCGGCCAGCGCTGGACCGATGAGACTTCGGATTGTCGATTTCATGGACGTCTCTCGTTTCGAAAAGCCTGGAGGGGTTTGCTGCGTCGCCTTGCGAGAATCCCGCATGGCCCGATCCGACATGTGACACGGCCGCTCTGTGGAGAGGAGCGGGAGTTCGTTTCGACGCAGTCTCGCGAACCCCGCTCACTATATCCCGGAGGGAGAAGTCCCGCGACGATTGACGTGCGGCCGATGTGTGAATATTAACACCGTCGGAAATCCCCAGATCAATTCTGGCGATCGAACCGCGTCGTCGCCCGCGCCGCATTTATTCCGGAGCCAGACAATGCCTCCTGTTGTTCGCTCGCATGCCGAAGGTCGAACGATCGCCGTGGTCGGCGACGTTTGCCGTTTCCTGGCCACCGGGGCGGAAACGGGCGGGAAGTATGCACAAATTGAGTCGATCGTTCCGCCGGGCGGCGGCCCGCCGCCCCACGTCCACAGCCGGGAGGAGGAAGGTTTCTTCGTGCTGGAAGGGGAGATCACGTTTCAGATCGGGGATCAGCGGCTGGTGGCGACGGCGGGGACGTTCGCCAACCTGCCGATCGGCACGCCGCACTCCTTCCGGAACGAAAGCGACCGGCCGGCGAAGATGCTGATCACGATCGCACCGGCGGGACTGGAAGAGATGTTTGTTCAGATCGGCGTGCCGCTTCTGACGGGGACGACGACGGCCGCTCCGCCGACGGAGGAGGAGATTGCGAAGCTGCTGGAGCTGGCGCCGGGGTATGGGATCGAGGTGCTGGGACGGGGGAAGTGAGCGGCGGCTGTGGACTACTCGGGCAACGCCGCGACGGCATCGGCGTCGAATCTGTGCTGGATGAATCTCAAGTCGGCGGTCTGGACCGTGTCGCGCGCCGATCGTCTCGAAAGACTTCGAGCCTGTCACGTTCGGCGTTACGCTTCGTACTGGAGATCAGGTTCAGCACCGCGGTCTTTGACTGACGTTGACTACGCCCACACTGCAAGCTGAGCTTCGGGAATCTCGCACCGAGTCACATGCAGGCCAATCGAATCCAGTTGCCGCCGGGCCGAGCGGATCGCGTCCTCCATCGTCGCTGCGTTGCGATGGAATGTCGCGTACAATTCCCCATTGCAAACGCCGGGGTGGGAATCGTCGGCGCCGGCGTCATACAGCGCGTTGGACCAGTCGAGTAAGTCGCGAGGATCGTCAGCCAGCCACAACGTGAACTCGAACGTCGGCGATGCCATCTCGGCCTCCCTCATTCCTCTGTTTCCGAATCGTCGTCCGCGATATGGGTGCAGCGATCCACAAAATGTCGAATTTCACGGGCGTGACCTTCAGGATCGCGTGGAGTTGACCAAACGCTTTTGCGGCAGGCGCCGCGAATTCCCGCTCCACACATGATAACGCAAAACGCATGGCCGCCCCCTTTCCTGACTTTCCATCCATGCTCTTCAGCATACTGGATGGCCGCCTGGATGTGCTTGTTGGGATGACGCACGAGAGTTCTCCGGAACCCTGGTGAATGGCATCATGGCCACAATGACAGTGGTCGCATGATACGTCCGTCGTCAAGGGGCAACAAGTCTCTCGGGCATACGTTTCCGGGCTGCAGTACCCGTCATTCCCAGTGACTGGATTTCGCATCCCCTTTACCGGTCAATCTCACCCATCATCACGTCCAGCGAGCCCAGAATCGCCGGGATGTCGGCGATCAGGACGCCGCGGCAGAGGGGCTCGATGACCGACAGGTTGCAGAAGCTGCTGCTTTTCGCGCGGCAGCGGACCGGGTTCGGGTCGCCGTCGGCGACGAGGTAGATCCCGAGCTGGCCGCGCGGGCATTCCGTTTCCAGGTAGCACTCGTCGACCGGCAGCTTCGCTCCCAGCTTGAACGGGACGCGATGCGTCCCCTCGGCGTGGGGATAGCGGTCGAGCGCCTGGCGGACCAGTTTGATCGACTGCACGACTTCCAGCATCCGGACGTAGAACCGGCACCAGTTGTCGCCGACGACCGCTTCCGGCGGGGCTTCCGTAAATGGCGGCACAGGAACCGACCAGTCGTAGCCGGCGTACATCCGGGTGTAGATCGGTTCTCCGTCCCGGCGGAGGTCGAAGTCGACGCCGCTGCCGCGCAGGACCGGGCCGGTGCAGTTGTGGCTGATGGCCATTTCGCGATCGAGAATCCCCAGTCCCGCGGTCCGCTGAATGAAAATGTGGTTCCGCGTCAGGAGCGTGTGATACTCCTGAATCCGCGGCTCGAACCATTCCAGGAAGAGCCGGACCGCGTCGGTCCAGGCCATCTGCTCGGTCGGGTCGCGTTCGGTCATTGCCGCCAGGCCGGGGGGGATGGTGATCTCCTGCGGCAGGTCGTGGGTGGCGCCGCCGATGGTCAGGTAGCTGTAGGTCAGTCGGGCGCCGCAGGCTTCTTCGAACAGGTCGAGAATCATCTCCCGTTCGCGGAAGGCGTAGAGGAACGGGCTGAAGGTTCCCAGGTCGAGGCCGTAGGCGCCCATGCCGACCAGGTGGCTGGCGATCCGGCCGAGTTCGGCGATGATCACGCGGAGGGTCATCGCTTTTTCGGGGACTTCCATGCCGATCAGTTTCTCGACGGCGAGCGAGAACCCGAGGTTCATGTTCATGCCGGCGAGGTAGTCCATGCGGTCGGAATACGGAATCCACTGGACCGGGGCGAGGTTCTCGCCGATTTTTTCGGCGCAGCGATGGAGGTAGCCGATGTGCGGCGTGACCTCGTGAACGACTTCGCCGTCGGTGCGGAGCTGCAGCCGGAGCACGCCGTGGGTGCTGGGATGCTGCGGCCCCATGTTGACGAGCATCTCATCGGTGCGGACGTCGAACTCGACAATCCGGGGATCTTCCGCGACGAGACTCATACTGGGCGGTCCTCTCAATTGAAATGCGGAAGAGGTTTACCGCGGAGACACGGAGGACGCGGTGAAGATTTTGAGGAAAGTGAAAAGTGAGTATTGAGTCGTGATGAGTGCAAAGTGCGACGGACATGGGGGGCTGCCAAACCGCATCGCAACTTCCTTGTGCACTTTTCATTTCTCACGACTCACTTCTTCTCGTCCTCCCTCCGCGTTCTCCGCTTCTCCGCGGCGAAAACTCTTCGTCTTTTCGGATCCTGCCTACCTGGCCCGGATCCCGTGGTATTCGAGCGGGAAATCGTAGTCTTTGCGGAGCGGGTGGCCTTCCCAGTCCTCGGCGCAGAGGATTCGCCGGAGGCGGGGGTGGCCGGTGAATTGGATGCCGACCAGGTCGTAGGCTTCGCGCTCGTGCCAGTCGGCGATGGCCCAGACGCCGGTGACGCTGGTGATTTCCGGGAGTTGTCCTGCGACGTCGTTCTTCCAGCGGGGAAGTTTGACCTTCACGACCAGCCGGTGGCGGAGCGACAGGCTGAAGAGGTGATAGACGACTTCGATCCGGGGATCGGCGAGCTGCTTTTTCTTGCGGTCGGTTTCGAGCCAGTCGACGCCGCAGAGATTGCTGAGCGTATCGAACTGCAGCTCGGCGTCGTCGCGGAGAAACCGGCAGACTTCCGCGATGGCGGCGGGGGCGACTTCAATCCACGGATCGCGCGATTCCGACTGACAGTTCAGAATCTGTCCGTCGGTGAAGCGGCCGAGCAGCCGTTGATGAATCGCCGCGATGTCCATGATCAAACCTCACCCCTCCCAAATTCGTTCTGTGCCTCTGCCCGGAAACGTCCGGTCCCGCCGCGCGACGTCGCCTGTAGCTGATGGTCGTCCTACCGGTGCAGGGCCGTCGGGCGAACGGACGGACGCGAACCTCCCGCCGCGACCTGTCGGCTGAGCGCCCGGACCCAGTCGAGGTCGCCGCGCTTCCAGACGTAGGCGAATCCGACGAGCAGCACCGCAAAGAAGACCAGCAGGTCTGCAAAGGCCATCCAGCCGAACCGGAGAGCGGCGTCCGCGGGGAGCGCCGCCGCGGCGTCGAGCTGACCGGCGGGGAGGCTCAGCAGTCGCTCCGTGGCAGCGATCCGCTGCCCCTCGGACAGGGTCGTATCCGTGAGCTGCATCGTGTTGCCGAAGACCGCGACCCACGGGAAGAAGAAGACGACTTCGACGTCAAAGACGATGAACAGCAGAGCGACGACGTAGAACCGCAGGTCGAACTGAATGTAGCTGCTGCCGATCGCCGGTTCGCCGCATTCGTAGATCGAGGTTTTTTCGGCGGTGGGGAGCTTTGGCCTGAGGAGTGCGCCGATCAGCAGCGGCACCAGCAGCAGGGCCAGCCCGGTCAGCGCGAAGATCAAAAAGTGGCCGGGGATCTGGGTCATGGAGCACAGACTGAGCGTCGAAGGAACGGCGGGACCAGCGCCCCGCCCGGCGTGTTTGGTCGACTAGTTGGTCGAACTGACGGGAGGAACGTCGAGGTCCGGCAGGCGTTCGCGCCCCTGGAAGCCGCTGTCGACGGTGTGCCAGAATTCGACGGCTGCTTCGTCGAGCTTCCAGCAGAGAAACGCCTCGCGGCCGTTGATGGTGGTCGGGAAGTCGACGAGCCCCTGATCGTAGTCTTTGAACTCGACGCCGAGCTGCTCCAGTTCGCCGACGAAGCCTTTCAGACGTTCCATGTCCTTTTCGAGGTCGGCCTGAATCTGTTCGACCTCCTCGGTGTACATGTCGGTGGCCTCTTTGTTTCGCCGCTTGTGGTTCCGACGAAGATCCTGCAGCCGAAGTTCGCGATCGCGGACGTCCTTATAAAGTTCGACGATGTCCGCGACGATGGCCCTGACGAGGGGCAAGGTCCGGTTGGCTGACGCCACGGTAAATTGTTTGGCCTGCAGGGCTCGGGCACTCATCCACTGCTCCGTATGCGTCAGGGAAAGACGAATCAGGACACGATTGATTATACGGGTTCGGACCGACTGGAGTCTTCGAGATTCGCTTCAAAGGGAGAGGCTTCGCCCTTAATCCAGACCGGCTGATCCAGGACCTTCGCTTCCGAAACGACTGTCGGGTTCAGCGTGGCCTGGCCCCAGGCCACTTCGAGCGGGAGTTTTGCAAAGTCGACCAGGCAACCGTCGCGGCTGTAGCAGCTCAGGTCGTGGTTGGACCCCATAAAGATGCAATCGACCGGGCAGGGGTCCACGCACAAGGCGCAAAACATGCACTTTGAGTAGTCGATGGTGAACCCGTCGACACGAAACCCTTTGCCGACAGGGCTTTTCTGTTTCTCGATGTAGATACAGTCGACCGGGCAGGCGGCGGCACACTTGTCGCAGCCGATACAGGTCGTCAGGTCGAATCGGTGGAAACCCCGATAACGAGCTTTCACCGGGACGGGGACTTCCGGGTACTCGTAGACCTGCGTGAAGGTCTTGCGACGGTAAGTTTCCAGGAAGATCCGGAACGTGACCGCCATGCCGCTGTAAAGCGTGCTGATGGCGTACCAGACGTTGCGAAACCACTCCCTCACCGGGCACCTCGACTGGAAACCGTCGCAACGGCTGCAGGGTTTGCGAGGCTTGCGAAAACCTGGCAGATTTTGCTCAAGTTTGACGCAACCTCTGATTGGATTATAGGAAGCGACCACTGATCCGCAAGGCAGGTCAGCCTGCGGAAATCCGCAGCACATCCCGTACTTCGGACAGTTCAGGAGCTGCCCAGGTTCCCGGCTTCCGCCAGTTTCTGGCTGGTCTCCGCCAGTCGGCCCAGAACCGCGGCAGCGCGGCCTGAGTCGATGGCTTCGGCGGCCAGGGCGACTCCGGCGCGAATGTCGGATCCGCGGCCCGCGATCCACAGGGCGGCGCCGGCATTGGCGAGCACCATATTCCGCGCGGCGCCGGGCTGTCCGGCCAGCAGATCGCGGATGATCCTGGCGCTGGCGGCGGGCGATGAGACCTGAATTTCGGCGACGGAGCAGGGGGGGAGGCCGAGGTCCGCGGGGGTCCAGGTGAGTTCCACTGGTCGCTGTCCGCGTTCGACCAGAAACGCTCGGGTGGTCCCCCAGAGGCTGATTTCGTCGAGCTGGTTGTTACCGCAGACGACGAGTGCGCGCCGGGCGCCGAGCCGCGAGAGGGCGTCGGCGAGCTGGGCGGCGCGCTCGTCGGAGCCGGTTCCGACCAGTTGAAAGTCGGCTCCGGCGGGATTGGTGAGCGGTCCCAGGAAATTGAAAATGGTCCGGAATCCGAGCTGTTTGCGGACAGGTGCGGCATGTTTCATGGCCCCGTGGAGCAGGGGGGCGAAGCAGAAGCCGATGCCGATTTCGTCCACGCACCGGGCGACTTGCGCCGGCGTGAGTGCAAGATTGACTCCGAGGGCTTCCAGGACGTCCGCCGAGCCGGAGAGGCTGGAAACGCTGCGATTGCCGTGCTTGGCGACGGGGATGCCGGCCGCGGCGGCGACGATGGCGGCGGCGGTGCTGATGTTGAAGGTCTGCAGGTCATCGCCGCCGGTTCCGCAGGTATCCAGCCGTCCTTCGGCCTGGCAGGGGATGCGGGTGGAGCGATCTCGCATGGCGCGGGCGGCGCCGACGAGCTCGTCGACGGTCTCGCCGCGGCAGCGGAGGGCGGTGAGAAAGGCGGCGATTTCGACGTCGTTGGATTGTCCGTCCATCAGGCAGCCGATGGCGGCCTGCATGGCGTCTTCGGCGACCGGATGACCGGCCAGAAGCTGCAGGAGCGCGGAGCGCAGGGGCGTCATGAGCAGCTCATTCTGAAGAAAACGAAGGATTGGGAAGAAATCCAGAGTCGGCAAAGTCGACCGTTGGGGGGATCGGGAAAGCGAAGTATACTGAGTCTCGACTGATCGCCAACCGCACGGGCCGGCGCGGGCGATCTCACCTGCCCCTCAGACAAGGCGGCCGACGCGTGGTTCAGAAGCTGATGATCGACGCCGATCCGGGAATCGGGGACGCACTGGCGGTGCTGCTGGCGTTGCTGGATCCGGAGCTCGATGTCGTGGCGCTGACGGCGGTGCGGGGATGCGTCACCGGGTTGCAGGCCGGGCGCAACCTCCAGACGTTGCTGGAGACGCTCGATCCGCCGAAGTGGCCCCGGCTGGGAGTGGCGGAGCCGGTCGGCGAGCACGAAGAGGAGCCTTGGGCGGAATCGAGTGCGGCGCGCCCGTTCTGCGATGTGCATGGGAGATATGGGCTCGGCGACTGGCCGCAATGCGCGGCCGACCTGCATCATCCGCGCGAGGCGGCCAAGGTGCTGTGCGATTTCGCGCGAATGTATCCGGGCGAAGTCCAACTGCTCTGTCTGGGGCCGTTGACGAATGTGGCCTTGGCGATCAAACGGGATCCGGAGTTTCTTGGAAAGCTGGGGGGGCTGGTCTGTCTCACGGGGACCTATGAAGCGCCGGGCGACGTCACGCCAACCGCTTCGATCAACTGTTTTCTCGATCCCGAAGCGGCCAAGACGGTGCTGACGGCGCCGGTCCGCAAGACCGTCGTTCCCTTGGATGCGACCCGATCGATTCATCTGGGGTTCGGCGGGCTGGACCGGCTGGAGTTCTCCCCGCGGACGCCGACCGGGCGACTGCTGCAGTCGCTGCTGCCGTATACGTTGCGGGCGCATCATCAATTGCTGGGGCTGGAAGCAGCCCCGCTGCAGGAACTGGCGGCGCTGTCGATTGTGGCGCGTCCCGAGCTGTTCGAGCGGAGTCCCGCCCACGTCAATGTGGAGCTTGAAGGCCGACTGACCCGGGGAATGACGGTCTTCGATCGGCGCGGACTGCAGCCTCAGCCCAACGTCGATGTTGTCCGCCGGATCGACAGCGACGGCGTGTGGGATTATCTGACGTCCATGCTGCGCGAGCACTGCTGAATCGGCGCGCGGCTGAAACGAGCCCGCTCAGCCTGGAATCACGACGATCTTGCCGCGCAGGGTTCCGGCCTTGTGGAGGGAGTTGTCTTCCTGCAGGCGGTGGGCGGCGGCGGTCTCGGAAAGCGGGAACGTGGCGCCGATTTGCGGTTTCCACTGGGCGCGCAGGTAGAGCGCATTCAGGGCTTCGGCCGACGTCCGCTGTTCTTCCGGGGAGGCGTTGAACATGGCGAAGCCAATGACGCGCAGATCTTTCACGTAGAAGGGGCCGACCGGGAATTCCGGGCGGGCGGCGCGTCCGGCCATCAGGATGATCCGACCGCGCGGGGCCATCAGCGAGACGGTCCGGTCAAAGGTGGGTTCGCGCTGGGTTTCGAACCACATCTGCACGCCGCCGTGAGGCATGGCGAAGGCGCGGATCTGGTCGTCGATGTTGGGATCGTTGTAGTTGATGGCCAGGTTCGCACCGAGATTGCGGCAGGTTTCCAGACCGGCGTCGGAGCCTGCGGTGGCGATGACCGCCGCTCCGGCCGCATGGGCGAGCTGAATCACCGCCGAGCCGACGCCACCCGAGCCGCCGTTGACGAAGACGACTTCGCCCGGTTTGAGATTGCCGTGGAGAAACAGGCCGAGGTGTGCGGTCAATCCGACCAGCGCGCCGGCGGCGGCATCGGCATCCGATTCTCCATCGGGCGTGTCGTACAGCCATTTTTCGTCGACCGCGGCGTACTCGGAGAACGTTCCCTGTCGCCCGAAGAGCCCCTGGTTACTCCCCCAGACCCGGTCGCCGACGCGGAACCGCGTGACGGCTGCGCCGCACTGTTCGACGACGCCTGCGAGATCGCAGCCGAGGATATAGGGAAAGTTCGTGATCATGCTCACGACTCCCTGGCGGACGTAGGTGTCGATCGGGTTGATCGCGGTCGCGCCGACTTTGATCAGCACCTGGGTCGGGCCGGGCTCGGGCTGCGGGAGATCGCCGTACTCGATGACGTCCGGGGCGCCCGTCTTGCGGACGAAGGCAGCTTTCATGGTTCGGTCTCCAGGTCCGGGATTTCCGGCAAACAGTTACAGGAGGCGTCCCGTCCGACCGGCGTCGCCGGAATCGGGCGGAACACTCAGCAGCCCCAGTCGCTGCAACATCCGTTCCGTCAGTTCGGCGTGCCAGAAGCGGATGTGGCCTGCGGTGGCAATGACCAGCATCGCGAGACCGCTGATGAGCGCGCCACAATATACGGTTCGAGGTCGATAACACCAAACCACTTCATGCTCGCCGACGGGAATCTTCACGCGTCGTTCGAGTTCCTTCAGTTCTGCTTCCGCAGCTTTCCCATCAAGCAGAACTTCCCAACCCGGATAACCGAGATCTTCCCACACCAGCGTCCGGAGTCCGTCGGTCCTGGCGGTCAGCCGGATGCGCTCCGCCGTGTTTTCGGTCAGTTCGACGCCCTCGGCGTGGTCGGAGGCGGCCCAGTGAAAACGGCCCGGCGCATCGACGAGTTCGTAGAGCCAGAGCGGCTCACGGAATCTGGCCCAGGCGGGATTCAGCAGGGAATCCATTCCGGTCCACGCCAGTTGGAGTCCGGACGGCTGCTCCGCGTACGGCTCGAAGGAGAGGACGTGGGTCACGCCGTTCTGTCTCAGCCATTCTTTTCGGTCGAGGCTGAGGCGGCGGCCGCCGAACGGCGTTGGTCCCTGATCGGCGAAGGAATCCTCCGGCATGGTGAATTTCGGATCGTAGTATTCGCGAGGTCCCAGGCCGAGGTAGACCGGCGTCTGGGACACGCCCAGCAGCGTGACCAGGTTCGGACCGGGCGCCCAGACGCGGACCGGCCGGGGACTCGCGAGGAGCAGCTCGCGCACCGGGCTGGCCTCGCGATGCTCGATGGGGGGGACCGGCACCGTGACGCAATAGGTGACGATGCCGCTGATCGACCAGAATTCCCAGGTCGTGACGCCCAGGACCACTGCGATGCCGGCTCCGCGCCAGGTCGACGTCCAGCGGCGGGTGACCGCGTCCCAGCTCAGGCCCGCCAGCAGCCCCAGCGCCAGGGTGGTGATCACCCCATACCGCGCCGGTCCGCGGAAATAGCCGAAGCCGGGAACCATCTGGAGCCAGGGCATCAACCAGCCGCTGGTCAGAATGAGCGAAATGAGCGCCGCCAGCCCCCAGAAGCGGGCTCCCCGTGCGGCGAGTTCCCGGCGGAGTCCGGGGCGGATCAGACCCAGGACTGCCAGCCAGAAGGGAATCAATCCGGCATAGAGGTGGGCTTCGACCTTGTTGGTTTGCGAGGCGACCGCGCCCGAGCGCAGCTCCCGCAGGGACCGATCGAGGTCGATTTGCGGGCTGTACCACCAGGGGCCGAGGAGCTGCGACCAGTAGAGGGGGGGGATCGAGTTCTCGGCGGGATCGAAGTGCTGCCCGGCCACGGTCCGCTGACTCAGTCCCTGCAGCTCCCAGCCCGGCAGGAGCTGGATGGTCGCCAGCGCCAGACCGAGGACAACGGCAGCGCTCCAGGCCGCCAGTTTCCAGCAACGACGGGCGGTCGATTCCTGCTCCGGGGGACGGGACGCGCTCGTCCAGTCCGGGCGGAAGATGCGCAGGGGGACGTACACGGCGACCAGCAGCAGGGTCATGAAGGCGAACTGATAGTGCCCGGCCAGCAGTTGCAGGCCCAGGGCCAGACTCAGCCCGCAGACGTATCTCCATCGCCCGGTCTGCAGGCCCGACTCGCAGCACCAGAGGGCCACGGGCAGCCAGGCGCCGCCGATGATGGCCCATTCGAGGCAGATCCGGGGCGGAAACCAGCCGTAGGTGTAAACGAGCGCCGCCAGCAGGCTGGCACCGGACTGCAGTCCCAGCCGTCGGGCCAGCGCCCAGACGGCTACGAACGCGAGGACGTAGTGGCCGATCTGATTGACGTTATAGGCGGTATTGACGTCGCGGATGGCGGCATAGAGTGCAAGGTGCGGTGGGTAGAGCAGGCCGGTCTGGCTTTCTCCCAGGATCGGATATCCCTGTCCGACCAGATTGTTCCAGAGGGGGATTCTGCCGGCGTGCAGCTCGTCGGCCAGGAACTGCTTCTGCGGCAGGTAGTACGAGTACAGGTCGCCGCCCACCAGTCCGTCTCCCTGCCAGAGCGAGCCCCAGAACAGGACGGTCAGGCCAGCGGCAAGAGCGGTTACGCCGAGGAACGCGGCAAACCGAGCCGTCGGGAATTCGGGCGGGGGGGGCTGCGGGAGCGGGCGGAGCACGCGGACCTCGGGATTGAGCACGTGGGATGGAAGTCGTGTGTGGAGGCGGGCTCAGACAGAGGGACGTTACCGGAGGGGCGCGGGATCGCCCTTAGCGAATGCGGCTGGGAACTTTCTGCCCCTTGGGAATCAGGGTGGTGTATTTTCGATCCTTCATCCGCCGCTGAAAGTCGGCGCGTGCGGCGGCGAGCAGTTCGGGATCTTCGAGCAGATCGAGTCCCGTGGCGGCCAGCACGCGGGCGGCGTAGTGAATTCCCTTGTCCCCCGCGGTGCTGCCGATGGCGGCGACATTCTGCCAGCAGTGACCGGGGCTGCCGGCGGCAAAGCAGGCGGCCCTGAGGCCGCCGGTGGGGATGAACCAACTGATGTCGCCGACATCGGTCGACCCTTTTCCGAGCTCCGTTCCGGGGTTCAGGGGATGCACGCGATCGTCGAAGCCGACGTTGAAGCCTGCGGGACTTTGCGCCAGCGTCTCCTGAATTCGTCGGGCGAACTCCTGTTCCGCCGCCGTGAACTGCGGTCGGGGGACTCGTTCGAGATTGTTCTGGATGGCTTCGGAGAGGGGGGTGTTGGGGATCAGTTCGTGGCAGTCGGTGTCGATGGCGATCTGCAGTTTTGTGCGACTCATCATCGCGGCGCCGCGGGCGATCTCGGTCACCCATTCGTAGTACCGTTCGACGTCGCGATGATCGTCGGCGCGGACGTAATACCAGACGGTGGCGTGCGGCGGAACCACGTTCGGCGCGCCGCCGCCATCGGTGATCACGTAGTGCATGCGGGCATCGCTCTTGACGTGCTCCCGCATGAAATTGACGCCGAGATTCATCAGCTCGACGCCGTCGAGGGCGCTGCGTCCCGACTCGGGGTTGCCCGAAGCGTGAGCCGCGACGCCGGTGAAGGTGAATTTGGCGGAGATCAGGGCTTTGGTGCTGCCGTACCAGACTTCGTTTTTGGCGGCGGGATGCCAGTGGAGACAGGCGTCGAGATCCTCGAACGCGCCGTCGAGCAGCATGTAAACTTTGCCGATCGTCGTTTCCTCGGCGGGCGTGCCGAACAGGCGGAGAGTCCCTTTGAGATTGTGCTGCTGCATGGCGGCCTTCATGGCGAGCGCGGCGCCGAGCGCTCCCGTGCCGAGGCCGCTGTGTCCGCAGCCGTGGCCCGGACGTCCTTCTTCGACGGGCTCCTGGGTCGGTTGGACCTTTTGCGAGAGATCCGGCAGGGCGTCATATTCGGCGAGCAACCCGATCACCGGCTTGCCGAAGCCGTAGCTGGCGACAAAGGCGGTCGGCATGCCGGCAACGCCGACGCGGACGTCGAAGCCCGCTTCCCGCAGTTTTTCGACAAGGAGCGCCGAGGACTTTTTTTCTTCCAGCCCGACTTCGGCGAACTCCCAGAGCGCTTTGTTGACGAGCCGCAGTTCGTCGGTCCGTCGGTCGACGTCTTCCATGGCAGTCCGCTGCGTTGGGCGCAGGGGCGCCGGATCGGCTGCGCGGAGCGCGGTCAGGCTTCCGAGGATGACCAGCCCAGGCACAAGTCGACAGCGGACTGAGCGCAGCACGTCGTTTCTCCCGTTGCGGGTCGTCGGGCGACGCCTTCTCCCACCGCGGAAAGGGCGTCGTCCATGTCGACTATCTTGACGGGCGGAGTCGCGTGAGAGCAACCCGTCCCGCAGAAATCCGCGGGGAGGCGAAACGGGGACTGCAGGCTGTTGACATGTTGATTCCGTGTGTCACGGCCGCGTCGGCCGTGATGTATTTCACAGGGAATCGGAGCGATCGCACAGCCGACACAGCCGTGGCATAGATTCTGTCGGCGGGCAGAAAGGACGGGCCTGCCGGTCAGGCGTGGG harbors:
- a CDS encoding amidohydrolase, which produces MLRSVRCRLVPGLVILGSLTALRAADPAPLRPTQRTAMEDVDRRTDELRLVNKALWEFAEVGLEEKKSSALLVEKLREAGFDVRVGVAGMPTAFVASYGFGKPVIGLLAEYDALPDLSQKVQPTQEPVEEGRPGHGCGHSGLGTGALGAALAMKAAMQQHNLKGTLRLFGTPAEETTIGKVYMLLDGAFEDLDACLHWHPAAKNEVWYGSTKALISAKFTFTGVAAHASGNPESGRSALDGVELMNLGVNFMREHVKSDARMHYVITDGGGAPNVVPPHATVWYYVRADDHRDVERYYEWVTEIARGAAMMSRTKLQIAIDTDCHELIPNTPLSEAIQNNLERVPRPQFTAAEQEFARRIQETLAQSPAGFNVGFDDRVHPLNPGTELGKGSTDVGDISWFIPTGGLRAACFAAGSPGHCWQNVAAIGSTAGDKGIHYAARVLAATGLDLLEDPELLAAARADFQRRMKDRKYTTLIPKGQKVPSRIR